The following are encoded in a window of Halorarum salinum genomic DNA:
- a CDS encoding amino acid permease, whose amino-acid sequence MVEHTRTLGFKVAFAIGLGTMIAAGIFSLSGTAVAQIGSSAVIAFVIAAVVAGLTAASYSEFASIYSENGGGYLFSSRTFENDTLEYTVGAMLFLGYTGTTAFYLATMDEWFFRFIVPEPLHFLPHGTTGVLAALLLGTLNARGTEESGTFQLLVTGAKVAVLLAFIGGAFAYRGPVAAGGTFAAGFSTDVVGIVAVAALAFITFFGFSAIAASAGEIIEPRRTVPRAIAASILTVTVLYALVIVAMVNSPVPAEVIAEEGETAMGRVAAGFLGPIGRSLIVAGAVFSMVSASNASILAASGIGSLMGRQGQAPRPFSRIHPEYNTPFWSVVTATGTIVGLIVLFIGVFPAEGGPIPFDVTVPVPAVGALTVTELGLTVLTGFATLNLLLPLSVVNVALIYSRRRHPGVERGFRVPGVPLVPALGVVANLALIYNLPVKGVVVGLLFVLLLLASYLVWGGAPDVRELYEEVVPPTGPSAVTGGDEAAASTVDQGRHRILVAVARPERAPRYVKLAATLGSLRSDDPLVQVVNVTHVPEQTPFEAVVDTARGRADRIQELLDAEGIDVEYTVEGHVSQDVAFDILQTARNDGADLILMGYPEKHTRVAERVEYRAPCGVLFASGITDPTGLDVVNVGAGGGPHHLDLLPLVERMGREGADLHVINVDPGGGHGSPEDVEATTAELSEAPSVRIHEVTASTVAEGLVETAARNGGILLIGATRTRRLRRWVFGSTPDRVIELAGGADVPVLVYASPRGVHGPVEDYVYPVYRYLTGRRRRSAATQSTTEPEPTEQNGT is encoded by the coding sequence ATGGTAGAGCACACGCGAACGCTGGGGTTCAAGGTCGCTTTCGCGATCGGGCTGGGGACGATGATCGCGGCGGGCATCTTCTCGCTGTCCGGGACGGCCGTCGCTCAAATCGGCAGTAGCGCCGTCATTGCGTTCGTCATCGCCGCCGTCGTCGCGGGATTGACCGCGGCCTCCTACTCGGAGTTCGCGTCCATCTACTCCGAGAACGGCGGCGGCTACCTCTTCTCCTCGCGAACCTTCGAGAACGACACGCTCGAATACACCGTCGGCGCGATGCTGTTTCTCGGCTACACCGGGACGACCGCGTTCTACCTCGCCACGATGGACGAGTGGTTCTTTCGGTTCATCGTCCCCGAACCGCTCCACTTCCTTCCCCACGGGACGACGGGCGTGCTCGCTGCGCTCCTCCTCGGGACGCTCAACGCCAGGGGGACCGAGGAGAGCGGCACCTTCCAGCTGCTGGTCACGGGGGCGAAGGTCGCGGTCCTCCTCGCGTTCATCGGCGGGGCGTTCGCGTACCGCGGACCGGTGGCCGCGGGAGGGACGTTCGCCGCCGGGTTCTCGACTGACGTCGTCGGCATCGTCGCCGTCGCCGCGCTCGCGTTCATCACGTTCTTCGGCTTCTCCGCCATCGCGGCCAGCGCCGGCGAGATCATCGAGCCGAGACGGACGGTTCCGAGGGCCATCGCGGCGAGCATCCTCACCGTCACCGTCCTGTACGCGCTGGTCATCGTCGCGATGGTCAACTCGCCCGTCCCCGCCGAGGTCATCGCCGAGGAGGGCGAAACGGCGATGGGGCGGGTCGCCGCGGGCTTCCTCGGCCCGATCGGTCGGAGCCTCATCGTGGCCGGCGCCGTCTTCAGCATGGTCAGCGCCTCGAACGCGAGCATCCTCGCGGCAAGCGGGATCGGCTCGTTGATGGGCCGCCAGGGACAGGCTCCTCGGCCGTTCTCGCGCATCCACCCCGAGTACAACACGCCGTTCTGGAGCGTGGTGACCGCGACCGGGACCATCGTCGGCCTGATCGTGCTCTTCATCGGCGTGTTCCCGGCCGAGGGCGGGCCGATCCCGTTCGACGTCACGGTGCCGGTCCCCGCCGTCGGCGCGCTCACGGTGACGGAGCTCGGGCTGACTGTTCTGACCGGGTTCGCCACGCTGAACCTCCTGTTGCCGCTCTCGGTCGTCAACGTCGCGCTCATCTACTCCCGTCGGCGCCATCCCGGCGTCGAACGGGGCTTTCGCGTACCGGGCGTGCCCCTGGTGCCGGCGCTCGGGGTCGTCGCGAACCTGGCGCTCATCTACAACCTCCCGGTCAAGGGCGTCGTCGTCGGCCTGCTGTTCGTCCTCCTGCTCCTCGCGTCCTACCTCGTCTGGGGCGGTGCGCCGGACGTCAGGGAACTGTACGAGGAGGTGGTGCCGCCGACCGGTCCGTCGGCTGTGACCGGCGGGGACGAGGCCGCCGCGTCGACCGTCGACCAGGGACGTCACCGCATCCTCGTCGCCGTCGCTCGGCCGGAGCGCGCGCCGCGGTACGTCAAACTGGCGGCGACGCTCGGATCGCTCCGGAGCGACGACCCGCTCGTTCAGGTCGTCAACGTCACGCACGTCCCCGAACAGACGCCCTTCGAGGCGGTCGTGGACACCGCTCGGGGGCGCGCCGATCGCATCCAGGAGCTGCTCGACGCCGAGGGGATCGACGTCGAGTACACCGTCGAAGGCCACGTCTCCCAGGACGTCGCCTTCGACATCCTCCAGACCGCCAGAAACGACGGAGCGGACCTGATCCTCATGGGCTACCCCGAGAAGCACACCCGAGTCGCCGAACGGGTCGAGTACAGAGCACCCTGTGGCGTTCTGTTCGCCAGCGGCATCACGGATCCGACCGGACTCGACGTCGTCAACGTCGGCGCCGGCGGCGGCCCCCACCATCTGGACCTGCTGCCGCTGGTCGAGCGCATGGGACGGGAGGGGGCGGACCTGCACGTGATCAACGTCGACCCGGGCGGCGGTCACGGCAGTCCCGAGGACGTCGAGGCGACGACCGCGGAGCTCTCGGAGGCGCCGTCCGTCCGAATCCACGAGGTCACTGCCTCGACCGTCGCTGAAGGGCTGGTGGAGACCGCCGCTCGAAACGGCGGGATCCTCCTCATCGGCGCGACCCGGACGCGACGGCTCCGCCGATGGGTGTTCGGAAGCACGCCGGACAGGGTGATCGAACTCGCCGGAGGCGCCGACGTGCCCGTCCTCGTCTACGCGAGTCCGCGCGGCGTCCACGGCCCGGTGGAAGATTACGTCTATCCCGTGTATCGCTATCTCACCGGACGACGGCGGCGCAGTGCTGCCACGCAGTCGACCACCGAACCTGAGCCGACCGAGCAGAACGGGACGTGA
- the tpiA gene encoding triose-phosphate isomerase: MFVLVNLKAYPCDPVAVATAARDVAEESGARIAVSPQAAHLPAVAGTGVETWAQHVSPVGHGSHTGSTLAEAVADAGAVGTLLNHSENRLKLADVDGSLDAADRADLETVVCGNNPDQAAAAAALGPDAVAVEPPELIGGDDSVATADPSIVEDSAAAVAAVNDDVDLFCGAGVSTGEDVAAAAELGASGVLLASGVAKAEDPRAVLRDLVSGI, from the coding sequence ATGTTCGTCCTCGTCAACCTGAAGGCGTACCCGTGTGACCCGGTCGCGGTCGCGACGGCCGCGAGGGACGTCGCCGAGGAGTCCGGCGCGCGGATCGCCGTCTCGCCGCAGGCCGCCCACCTCCCCGCCGTGGCGGGGACGGGCGTCGAAACGTGGGCCCAGCACGTCTCCCCCGTCGGGCACGGCAGCCACACCGGCAGCACGCTCGCGGAGGCCGTCGCCGACGCCGGCGCGGTCGGGACGCTGCTGAACCACTCGGAGAACCGCTTGAAACTGGCCGACGTCGACGGCTCGCTCGACGCGGCCGATCGGGCCGACCTCGAGACCGTCGTCTGCGGGAACAACCCGGATCAGGCGGCCGCCGCGGCGGCGCTCGGCCCGGACGCGGTCGCGGTCGAACCGCCCGAGCTCATCGGCGGCGACGACTCGGTCGCGACCGCCGACCCGTCGATCGTCGAGGACTCCGCGGCGGCGGTCGCGGCGGTGAACGACGACGTCGACCTGTTCTGTGGCGCCGGCGTCTCCACCGGCGAGGACGTGGCGGCGGCGGCGGAACTCGGCGCGTCGGGCGTGCTCCTCGCCAGCGGCGTGGCGAAGGCCGAGGACCCGCGGGCAGTCCTTCGCGACCTCGTCTCCGGAATCTGA
- a CDS encoding fumarylacetoacetate hydrolase family protein, with protein sequence MRTARIRDPSGAIRTGRYEDGTVEAAGTTFDVDDPDVDLLAPCDPSKIVCVGRNYAAHAEELGNEVPDRPLLFLKPPNAVAPPNSTVPLPAGKERIDHEAELAVVVGEEARNVDAADAWDVVDGITCMDDVSNRDDQNREQNWVRGKAFDASAPLGPVVADVEHVPADASVMLRVNGEERQHGSRDQFIFDVPTLIEEITTYLTLEPGDVIATGTPDGVGPLSDGDRVEVEVEGVGVLEHDVRAE encoded by the coding sequence ATGCGCACTGCCCGCATCCGCGACCCGTCGGGGGCGATCCGAACGGGGCGCTACGAGGACGGTACCGTGGAAGCCGCCGGGACGACCTTCGACGTGGACGACCCGGACGTCGACCTGCTCGCGCCCTGCGACCCGAGCAAGATCGTCTGCGTCGGCCGGAACTACGCCGCCCACGCCGAGGAGCTCGGCAACGAGGTGCCGGACCGGCCGCTGCTGTTCCTGAAACCTCCCAACGCGGTCGCCCCGCCGAACTCGACCGTCCCGCTCCCGGCGGGGAAAGAGCGGATCGACCACGAGGCGGAACTGGCCGTCGTCGTGGGCGAGGAGGCGCGCAACGTCGACGCCGCGGACGCCTGGGACGTCGTCGACGGCATCACCTGCATGGACGACGTGTCGAACCGTGACGACCAGAACCGCGAGCAGAACTGGGTGCGGGGGAAGGCGTTCGACGCCAGCGCGCCGCTCGGTCCCGTCGTCGCGGACGTCGAGCACGTCCCGGCCGACGCCTCGGTGATGCTCCGCGTGAACGGCGAGGAGCGCCAGCACGGGAGCCGCGACCAGTTCATCTTCGACGTCCCGACGCTGATCGAGGAGATCACGACGTACCTCACGCTCGAACCGGGCGACGTGATCGCGACCGGGACGCCCGACGGCGTCGGACCGCTGTCGGACGGCGACCGCGTCGAGGTGGAGGTCGAGGGCGTCGGCGTCCTCGAACACGACGTGCGCGCCGAGTAG
- a CDS encoding amino acid permease, whose protein sequence is MTDEELAKDLGLVSAMTIGIGTMIGAGIFVLPGVAANAAGPIVVVSFVVGGLIAMVNALSVSELGTAMPKAGGGYYYINRSLGPLFGSIAGMGDWMGLAFASAFYCIGFGQYLAVFVSLPEVAFLNPIQLGALLAGSVFVAINYVGAKETGGVQTVIVFVLLSILTAFAFAGFLSFDYATLAGADGLAPYGTGAILPATALVFVSFLGYAKIATVAEELKNPGRNLPIAIIGSVGIVTVIYAVLVTTMLGVIPWPELSRDAPVAQAARVSFPSSVGSIDGVAAAAAGVMTLGALLATASSANASILASARINFAMGRDRIVTNWLNEIHPNYATPYRSILVTGGLIVAFIAFLGRDIEVLAKAASVLHLIVYALMNVALIVFREADVPGYDPEFTVPFYPFTPIVGATLSLGLVAFMDEREIALSAGFVVAAVLWYFLYARTETPQRGVLSNYVLSREGELPGRVVDATDAVAPTGNEGPTIMVALANPRTESALVTLAAALAKHRGGRVLATHVVTVPDQTSLATAAENRAAIDTTSERLLAAAKADAEAFEVPIDTKTVLSHRGIGEVIDAARSNEADTVVMGYGGAQFAGGRAEGSLDELTHDLPCDFLVLDGQDLDLSDVLVPTAGGPSSDLSAEVARALQETVGVDVSLLHVVDADETAAGREFLSEWAESHQLGDAELLVETGEVEATIGRFGAGYGLVIVGATERGLLSRIVRGSLVFDSIERLETPVLLTERPSSRSVRERLLGRR, encoded by the coding sequence ATGACTGACGAGGAACTCGCCAAAGACCTGGGCCTGGTGTCGGCGATGACGATCGGCATCGGCACGATGATCGGCGCCGGCATCTTCGTCCTGCCCGGCGTCGCCGCGAACGCGGCGGGGCCGATCGTCGTCGTGTCGTTCGTCGTCGGTGGCCTCATCGCGATGGTGAACGCGCTCTCCGTCTCGGAACTCGGGACGGCGATGCCGAAGGCCGGCGGCGGGTACTACTACATCAACAGGTCGCTCGGGCCGCTGTTCGGCTCGATCGCCGGGATGGGCGACTGGATGGGGCTCGCGTTCGCCTCGGCGTTCTACTGCATCGGCTTCGGGCAGTATCTCGCCGTCTTCGTATCGTTACCGGAGGTGGCGTTTCTCAACCCGATCCAGCTGGGCGCCCTCCTCGCCGGATCCGTCTTCGTCGCGATCAACTACGTCGGGGCCAAGGAGACCGGCGGCGTCCAGACGGTCATCGTGTTCGTGCTGCTCTCGATCCTCACGGCGTTCGCCTTCGCGGGCTTTCTCTCGTTCGACTATGCGACGCTCGCCGGGGCCGACGGTCTCGCGCCGTACGGAACCGGCGCGATCCTGCCGGCGACTGCGCTCGTGTTCGTCTCCTTCCTGGGGTACGCGAAGATCGCGACGGTCGCCGAGGAGCTGAAGAACCCGGGTCGGAACCTCCCCATCGCGATCATCGGGAGCGTCGGCATCGTCACCGTCATCTATGCCGTTCTCGTGACGACGATGCTCGGGGTGATCCCGTGGCCCGAGCTGAGCCGGGACGCGCCGGTCGCGCAGGCGGCTCGGGTGTCGTTCCCCTCGTCCGTCGGTTCGATCGACGGGGTCGCCGCCGCGGCCGCCGGCGTGATGACTCTCGGCGCGCTGCTCGCGACGGCGTCCTCGGCGAACGCCTCCATCCTCGCGTCGGCCCGCATCAACTTCGCGATGGGGCGTGACAGGATCGTCACCAACTGGCTCAACGAGATCCACCCGAACTACGCGACGCCCTACCGGTCGATTCTCGTCACCGGCGGGCTCATCGTCGCGTTCATCGCGTTCCTGGGACGGGACATCGAGGTACTTGCGAAGGCGGCCAGCGTGCTCCACCTCATCGTGTACGCGCTCATGAACGTCGCGCTGATCGTCTTCCGGGAGGCGGACGTTCCCGGGTACGATCCGGAGTTCACCGTGCCGTTCTACCCGTTCACGCCGATCGTCGGCGCGACGCTGTCGCTCGGACTCGTCGCGTTCATGGACGAGCGGGAGATCGCGCTCTCGGCCGGGTTCGTGGTCGCTGCCGTGCTCTGGTACTTCCTGTACGCTCGGACCGAAACGCCCCAGCGGGGCGTGCTCTCGAACTACGTTCTGAGTCGCGAGGGGGAGCTACCGGGACGGGTCGTCGATGCCACCGATGCGGTCGCACCGACCGGGAACGAGGGACCGACGATCATGGTCGCGCTGGCGAATCCACGGACCGAAAGTGCCCTCGTCACGCTCGCCGCCGCGCTCGCGAAGCACCGGGGCGGACGGGTGCTCGCGACCCACGTCGTCACGGTCCCCGATCAGACGTCGCTGGCCACCGCCGCGGAGAACAGGGCGGCGATCGACACCACCTCCGAGCGACTTCTCGCGGCCGCGAAAGCGGACGCGGAGGCGTTCGAGGTTCCCATCGACACGAAAACCGTTCTCTCACATCGGGGAATCGGGGAGGTGATCGACGCCGCGCGGTCGAACGAAGCCGACACCGTCGTGATGGGCTACGGCGGCGCGCAGTTCGCGGGCGGACGTGCCGAGGGGTCGCTGGACGAACTGACGCACGATCTCCCGTGTGACTTCCTCGTGTTGGACGGTCAGGACCTCGATCTCTCCGACGTGCTCGTTCCCACTGCCGGGGGACCTTCGTCCGACCTCTCCGCGGAGGTCGCCCGCGCGTTGCAGGAGACCGTCGGCGTGGACGTCTCACTGCTACACGTCGTCGATGCGGACGAAACGGCGGCTGGCCGCGAGTTCCTGTCCGAGTGGGCCGAGAGCCATCAGTTGGGCGACGCGGAACTGCTCGTCGAAACGGGGGAGGTGGAGGCGACGATCGGACGGTTCGGTGCCGGGTACGGTTTGGTGATCGTCGGAGCGACGGAGCGGGGCCTGCTGTCGCGCATCGTTCGTGGATCGCTCGTGTTCGATTCGATCGAGAGGCTCGAGACGCCGGTGTTGCTGACGGAGCGACCGTCTTCACGGTCCGTTCGGGAACGGTTGCTGGGCCGTCGTTGA
- a CDS encoding multiprotein bridging factor aMBF1, whose product MPQCEMCGAEKPSLTTTKVEGAELELCGDCSEFGTTVRTESSGSSGSTKYSTSSSSGGSSSSSPSSSSSSTRRRDMFDEMDTVAADYDDRIRNARESAGLSQEDLAKQLNEKASVIRKLERGEILPSDDVQSKLEKSLGISLVEGEDAEDSEWSSESSGTMTLGDVVKRNDS is encoded by the coding sequence ATGCCTCAGTGTGAGATGTGCGGCGCGGAGAAGCCCTCGCTCACCACCACGAAGGTCGAGGGGGCCGAGCTAGAGCTCTGTGGCGACTGCTCGGAGTTCGGGACGACGGTGCGGACGGAGTCGTCGGGCTCGTCGGGTTCCACGAAGTACTCGACGTCCTCCTCCTCCGGCGGATCGTCGTCCTCGTCGCCATCGTCCTCCTCCTCGTCGACGCGGCGGCGCGACATGTTCGACGAGATGGACACGGTGGCGGCCGACTACGACGACCGCATCCGGAACGCGCGCGAGAGCGCCGGGCTGAGCCAGGAGGACCTCGCGAAGCAGCTCAACGAGAAGGCCAGCGTCATCCGGAAGCTGGAACGCGGCGAGATCCTCCCGAGCGACGACGTCCAGTCGAAACTGGAGAAGTCGCTCGGCATCTCGCTGGTCGAGGGCGAGGACGCCGAGGACTCCGAGTGGTCCTCGGAGTCGTCGGGCACGATGACGCTCGGCGACGTCGTCAAGCGCAACGACTCCTGA
- a CDS encoding DUF7503 family protein → MSEANRMSEFLAEHPKMVGALFTMTLLLSQAGAVMAGSSATAGP, encoded by the coding sequence ATGTCCGAAGCAAACCGGATGTCGGAGTTCCTGGCTGAGCACCCGAAGATGGTCGGCGCGCTGTTCACGATGACGCTGCTGCTGTCACAGGCGGGCGCCGTGATGGCCGGCTCGTCCGCTACTGCTGGTCCGTAA
- a CDS encoding DUF7385 family protein, with amino-acid sequence MDVDTDELTSSLTPREENAAIKSYQNTVSVACPACGEPFEDLVVCKQNPTSLDISKLLDLCVGVDDGQAFIFTHDG; translated from the coding sequence ATGGACGTCGACACCGACGAACTCACCTCGTCGCTGACGCCCCGCGAGGAGAACGCCGCGATCAAGTCGTACCAGAACACCGTCTCGGTCGCCTGTCCGGCCTGCGGGGAGCCGTTCGAGGACCTGGTCGTCTGCAAGCAGAACCCGACGAGCCTCGACATCTCGAAGCTGCTCGACCTCTGCGTCGGCGTCGACGACGGGCAGGCGTTCATCTTCACCCACGACGGCTGA
- a CDS encoding OsmC family protein: MTDIETSTVSEEGYESTSQVGDYDLTIDATGEGGPDPNSVLVADYASCYLPAFRVGAQKEGHDDLGRVQIDAEAELDGDDDLTAISFDVYVEADVDDDTLSDVVARGEDICHVHSAVREGLEADITAHGDAF, encoded by the coding sequence ATGACCGACATCGAGACGTCCACCGTCAGCGAGGAGGGCTACGAGAGCACGAGCCAGGTCGGCGACTACGACCTCACCATCGACGCCACCGGGGAGGGCGGCCCCGACCCGAACTCCGTGCTCGTCGCGGACTACGCCTCCTGTTATCTCCCTGCCTTCCGCGTCGGCGCGCAGAAGGAGGGCCACGACGACCTCGGCAGGGTCCAGATCGACGCGGAGGCCGAACTGGACGGGGACGACGACCTCACGGCCATCAGCTTCGACGTCTACGTGGAGGCCGACGTCGACGACGACACGCTCTCGGACGTCGTCGCCCGCGGGGAGGACATCTGCCACGTCCACTCGGCGGTCCGCGAGGGGCTCGAGGCGGACATCACGGCCCACGGCGACGCGTTCTGA
- a CDS encoding metal-dependent hydrolase codes for MELTWHGHSTWHVSMDDTDLLVDPFFDNPYTDTDPEELDPDHVLLTHGHADHIADCDRFRDAHFVGTPELTGYLTDEYGVDDTTGMNLGGTVELDDAFVTMVRADHSNGLDTGYGASGGMPAGYVVSDKRPTQESDPDSTTFYHAGDTSLMSEMRDVIGPFLEPDAVAVPCGDYFTMGPTQAAIAVDWLDVDHAFPMHYDTFPPIEIETDDFVREVKATGSDAEVHVLEGDESFTLE; via the coding sequence ATGGAACTCACCTGGCACGGCCACTCCACGTGGCACGTTTCGATGGACGACACCGACCTGCTCGTCGACCCGTTCTTCGACAACCCGTACACGGACACCGACCCGGAGGAACTCGATCCGGACCACGTGCTGTTGACCCACGGACACGCGGACCACATCGCGGACTGTGATCGGTTCCGCGACGCGCACTTCGTCGGCACGCCCGAACTGACCGGCTACCTCACGGACGAATACGGCGTCGACGACACGACGGGGATGAACCTCGGCGGCACCGTCGAACTCGACGACGCGTTCGTCACGATGGTCCGGGCCGATCACTCGAACGGCCTGGACACGGGATACGGCGCCTCCGGCGGCATGCCCGCCGGCTACGTCGTCTCCGACAAGAGGCCCACCCAGGAGTCCGACCCGGACTCGACGACGTTCTACCACGCTGGCGATACGTCGTTGATGTCCGAGATGCGCGACGTGATCGGGCCGTTCCTCGAACCCGACGCCGTGGCGGTGCCCTGCGGCGACTACTTCACGATGGGGCCGACCCAGGCCGCCATCGCGGTCGACTGGCTCGACGTCGACCACGCGTTTCCGATGCACTACGACACGTTCCCGCCGATCGAGATCGAGACGGACGACTTCGTCCGCGAGGTGAAAGCGACCGGCAGCGACGCCGAGGTCCACGTGCTCGAGGGCGACGAGTCGTTCACGCTGGAGTGA
- a CDS encoding DUF5789 family protein, whose protein sequence is MATGDTDREEGVDFAEINQVLEGLSFPVTNDELVERYGDREFGRTNVGPITIADLFEPMGEDTFGSIDEVREMALSQMPGESVGRLRYSDRGVSNDTREGTGLSESESF, encoded by the coding sequence ATGGCCACCGGTGACACCGACAGGGAGGAGGGCGTCGACTTCGCCGAGATAAACCAGGTCCTCGAGGGGCTCTCGTTCCCGGTCACGAACGACGAACTGGTCGAACGCTACGGCGACCGCGAGTTCGGGCGCACGAACGTCGGCCCGATCACGATCGCGGACCTGTTCGAACCGATGGGGGAGGACACCTTCGGGTCCATCGACGAGGTGCGCGAGATGGCGTTGAGCCAGATGCCGGGCGAGTCCGTCGGCCGCCTGCGCTACTCCGACCGCGGCGTGTCGAACGACACGCGCGAGGGGACCGGTCTGAGCGAGTCGGAGTCGTTCTAA
- a CDS encoding universal stress protein, giving the protein MTPFDHLLVPIASEEDAEATCAALEPFLDDVGRVTAVHVIEKAGGAMDKAPLEKRQEDAATFLGVVDAALGDSVPVETRVAYGTDVVETLFREAAEIGATAIAFRPRGGSRLLRIISGDTASRLVTEPEIPVITLPQQEDA; this is encoded by the coding sequence ATGACGCCGTTCGACCACCTCCTCGTTCCGATCGCGAGCGAGGAGGACGCGGAGGCGACGTGCGCGGCGCTGGAGCCGTTTCTCGACGACGTCGGCCGCGTCACGGCGGTCCACGTCATCGAGAAGGCGGGGGGCGCGATGGACAAGGCGCCCCTGGAGAAGCGACAGGAGGACGCCGCGACGTTCCTCGGTGTCGTGGACGCGGCACTCGGCGACTCCGTTCCCGTCGAGACGCGGGTCGCGTACGGAACCGACGTCGTCGAGACGCTGTTTCGGGAGGCGGCGGAGATCGGCGCCACCGCCATCGCCTTCCGCCCCCGTGGTGGAAGTCGCCTCCTCCGCATCATCTCCGGCGATACGGCGTCCCGCCTCGTCACCGAACCCGAGATTCCGGTGATCACACTCCCCCAGCAAGAGGACGCCTGA
- a CDS encoding GTP cyclohydrolase IIa: protein MTATQLTLVQIDNYGPWTVTPEPRREMDLQTMQSRLFADLAQFVGSRDGYVFFTRFDNMVAVTNGLDLTDHELLQETIRNRYPVTVSLGVGVDDRPIEALETATERVQDAGSAQSADRAEVLAGEFNGDAGDDDVRIAHFDVNDATGKYTDRLNEFDSFIRIEQGYASLMRYMREAHGALSFFVGGDNVISVCPDLGVEEYHAAIEHVADEAEVQLKVGVGRGPTAHEAGIAAKHALEDCRYEGTLVEFA, encoded by the coding sequence GTGACCGCGACGCAGTTGACGCTCGTCCAGATCGACAACTACGGACCCTGGACAGTGACGCCCGAGCCGCGCCGCGAGATGGACCTCCAGACGATGCAGTCGCGGCTGTTCGCCGACCTCGCGCAGTTCGTCGGCTCCCGCGACGGCTACGTGTTCTTCACACGGTTCGACAACATGGTGGCCGTGACGAACGGCCTCGACCTGACCGACCACGAGCTCCTCCAGGAGACGATCCGGAACCGCTACCCCGTCACCGTCAGCCTCGGGGTCGGCGTCGACGACCGGCCGATCGAGGCGCTCGAGACCGCGACCGAGCGCGTCCAGGACGCCGGGAGCGCCCAGTCGGCCGACAGGGCCGAGGTGCTCGCCGGCGAGTTCAACGGCGACGCGGGCGACGACGACGTCCGGATCGCCCACTTCGACGTGAACGACGCCACCGGGAAGTACACCGACAGGCTCAACGAGTTCGACTCGTTCATCCGGATCGAGCAGGGGTACGCGAGCCTCATGCGGTACATGCGCGAGGCCCACGGCGCGCTCTCCTTCTTCGTCGGCGGCGACAACGTCATCTCGGTCTGCCCGGATCTGGGCGTCGAGGAGTACCACGCGGCGATAGAGCACGTCGCCGACGAGGCGGAGGTCCAGTTGAAGGTGGGCGTCGGCCGGGGACCGACTGCCCACGAGGCCGGCATCGCCGCGAAACACGCCCTGGAGGACTGCCGGTACGAGGGGACGCTGGTGGAGTTCGCGTAG